A genomic region of Aureimonas populi contains the following coding sequences:
- a CDS encoding TIM44-like domain-containing protein, which translates to MIALHRFRFATLLAVFTLIFSSIAVDYAEARRGGSFGSRGARTFQSAPATNTAPSAAPVQRSVTPNQAARPGAPAAGAAAGAAATRGGFLGSPLMRGLLLGGLFGVLMGTGFGGMAGMLGFLLQIALIAGLAFLLIRLFRSRSQPAAAGAPNRMAYEGKPGNTGRDFRHLGAGLGGGGGAAAAAAPESVSKGDELGITPADLEIFQSRLYALQEAFGREDYAAIREITTPEIMSYLSEELSQNATRGVKSEVRDVELLQGDVAESWKEGSREFATVAMRYSMIQFLRDRQSGEIVEGSESEPVESTEVWTFLRDHQDEWKLTAIQEA; encoded by the coding sequence ATGATCGCGCTACATCGATTCAGGTTCGCCACGCTTCTTGCGGTCTTCACGTTGATCTTCTCCTCGATCGCGGTGGACTATGCCGAAGCACGCCGCGGCGGCAGTTTCGGCAGCCGGGGTGCGCGCACCTTCCAGAGCGCGCCCGCGACCAACACCGCGCCCTCCGCCGCCCCCGTCCAGCGCTCGGTCACGCCCAACCAGGCGGCGCGGCCCGGCGCACCGGCAGCGGGCGCTGCCGCCGGCGCTGCCGCCACGCGCGGCGGCTTCCTCGGCTCGCCGCTGATGCGCGGCTTGCTCCTGGGCGGCCTCTTCGGCGTGCTGATGGGCACGGGCTTCGGCGGCATGGCCGGTATGCTCGGCTTCCTCCTCCAGATCGCGCTGATCGCCGGTCTCGCATTCCTTCTCATCCGCCTCTTCCGCTCGCGCTCGCAGCCGGCGGCAGCGGGCGCCCCGAACCGGATGGCCTATGAGGGCAAGCCCGGGAATACGGGGCGCGACTTCCGCCATCTCGGCGCGGGCCTGGGCGGGGGCGGCGGCGCGGCGGCGGCCGCGGCGCCCGAAAGCGTCTCGAAGGGTGACGAGCTGGGCATCACGCCGGCCGACCTGGAGATTTTCCAGTCCCGCCTCTACGCCCTCCAGGAAGCGTTCGGCCGTGAGGACTACGCCGCGATCCGCGAGATCACCACGCCCGAGATCATGTCCTACCTCTCCGAGGAGCTGTCGCAGAACGCCACGCGCGGCGTGAAGAGCGAGGTGCGCGACGTGGAGCTGTTGCAGGGCGATGTCGCCGAAAGCTGGAAGGAAGGCTCGCGCGAATTCGCCACCGTCGCCATGCGCTACTCGATGATCCAGTTCCTGCGTGACCGCCAGAGCGGCGAGATCGTGGAGGGCAGCGAGAGCGAGCCGGTGGAATCCACCGAGGTCTGGACCTTCCTGCGCGACCATCAGGACGAGTGGAAGCTGACGGCGATCCAGGAGGCCTGA
- a CDS encoding ATP-dependent helicase, giving the protein MSDSPNSPPAKGLSISQRAMAARGPAAGAAPDYLAGLNPEQRLAVETTEGPVLVLAGAGTGKTRVLTTRIAHILATGRAYPSQILAVTFTNKAAREMKTRIGLLVGEAVEGMPWLGTFHSIGVKILRRHAELVGLKSNFTILDTDDQIRLIKQLIQAENLDDKRWPARTFANLMDGWKNKGLTPEKIPEGDARAFANGRGRELYRAYQDRLVQLNAADFGDLLLHPIRILSEHKDILADYHRRFRYILVDEYQDTNVAQYLWLRLLAQRPKTERSTLPGDTTQGRTAVAPDGTPPRSEPLGGGGGSEVNVCCVGDDDQSIYGWRGAEVDNILRFEKDFPGAAVVRLERNYRSTAHILGAAGHLIAHNEDRLGKTLFTEKSDPEDEKVTVTAAWDSEEEARAVGEEIEQLQRKGHLLNDMAILVRASFQMREFEDRFVTLGLNYRVIGGPRFYERLEIRDAMAYLRCICQPADDLAFERIVNTPKRGLGDAAIRLLHDFARARGIPLLAAAAELVTTDELKPKPRAALAEVVANFTRWSDQLSTMRHTDLAEMVLDESGYTGMWQNDRSAEAPGRLENLKELVRSMDEYESLPSFLEHVALVMDAEHAEELDAVSIMTLHSAKGLEFETVFLPGWEEGLFPHQRSLDEGGRSGLEEERRLAYVGLTRGKKRVKLWFVSNRRIHGLWQSTIPSRFLDELPEEHVDVIEASSSYGGYGARGFGDYGASRWDQNAFSASSYQTPGWRRAQAASGGAHASHKDRTVSYDENGATGQNLRARRPDAASRADRYIARDGGAAGAEREPTAFDRSGFAGRLTEPFSASHGRGRNEPPRKGAGLYSSARNGGPREISGELVAKSVAVEESRFGVGDRVFHLKFGNGTVAVVEGNKLTVDFDKAGQKRVLDGFVDAI; this is encoded by the coding sequence TCACCTTCACCAACAAGGCCGCGCGCGAGATGAAGACGCGCATCGGCCTTCTGGTCGGCGAGGCGGTGGAGGGGATGCCGTGGCTCGGCACCTTCCACTCCATCGGCGTGAAGATCCTGCGGCGCCACGCCGAGCTGGTGGGCCTGAAGTCGAACTTTACCATCCTCGACACCGACGACCAGATCCGCCTCATCAAGCAATTGATCCAGGCCGAGAATCTCGACGACAAGCGCTGGCCGGCCCGCACCTTCGCCAATTTGATGGACGGCTGGAAGAACAAGGGCCTGACGCCGGAGAAGATACCGGAGGGCGATGCGCGGGCCTTCGCCAACGGGCGCGGGCGCGAGCTCTACCGCGCCTATCAGGACCGCCTCGTGCAACTCAACGCCGCCGATTTCGGCGACCTCCTCCTGCACCCCATCCGCATCCTGTCCGAGCACAAGGACATCCTGGCCGACTATCACAGGCGCTTCCGCTACATCCTGGTGGACGAGTACCAGGACACCAACGTCGCGCAATATCTCTGGCTGCGCCTGCTGGCCCAGCGCCCGAAGACCGAGCGCAGCACCCTTCCGGGCGACACGACGCAAGGCCGAACGGCCGTCGCGCCCGATGGCACGCCCCCGCGAAGCGAGCCGCTCGGCGGCGGCGGCGGGAGCGAAGTCAACGTCTGCTGCGTGGGCGACGACGACCAGTCGATCTATGGCTGGCGCGGGGCGGAGGTGGACAACATCCTGCGCTTCGAGAAGGACTTTCCGGGGGCGGCGGTGGTGCGGCTGGAGCGCAACTACCGCTCCACCGCCCATATCCTGGGCGCCGCCGGCCATCTCATCGCGCATAACGAGGACCGGCTCGGCAAGACGCTGTTCACCGAGAAATCCGACCCCGAGGACGAGAAGGTCACCGTTACCGCCGCCTGGGATTCGGAGGAGGAGGCCAGGGCCGTCGGCGAGGAGATCGAGCAGCTCCAGCGAAAAGGCCATCTTCTCAACGATATGGCTATCCTTGTTCGCGCGTCGTTTCAAATGCGCGAGTTCGAGGACCGTTTCGTCACGCTGGGCCTGAACTATCGTGTCATCGGCGGCCCGCGCTTCTACGAGCGGCTCGAGATCCGCGATGCGATGGCCTATCTGCGCTGCATCTGCCAGCCGGCGGACGATCTGGCCTTCGAGCGCATCGTGAACACGCCCAAGCGCGGGCTGGGCGATGCCGCGATCCGGCTTCTGCACGATTTCGCCAGGGCCAGGGGCATTCCGCTGCTGGCCGCCGCCGCCGAGCTGGTGACGACGGACGAACTGAAGCCCAAGCCCCGCGCCGCGCTGGCGGAGGTGGTGGCGAATTTCACCCGCTGGTCCGACCAGCTTTCCACCATGCGCCATACCGATCTTGCCGAGATGGTGCTGGACGAGAGCGGCTATACGGGCATGTGGCAGAACGACCGTTCGGCCGAGGCGCCGGGGCGGCTGGAGAACCTGAAGGAACTCGTCCGCTCCATGGACGAGTATGAGAGCCTGCCCTCCTTCCTGGAGCACGTGGCGCTGGTGATGGACGCGGAACATGCCGAGGAGCTGGACGCCGTGTCCATCATGACGCTGCACTCGGCCAAGGGTCTGGAATTCGAGACGGTGTTCCTGCCCGGCTGGGAGGAAGGCCTCTTCCCGCACCAGCGCTCGCTCGACGAGGGCGGCCGCTCCGGGCTGGAGGAGGAGCGCCGCCTCGCCTATGTCGGCCTCACGCGCGGCAAGAAGCGCGTGAAGCTCTGGTTCGTCTCGAACCGGCGCATTCACGGCCTCTGGCAGTCCACCATCCCCTCGCGCTTCCTGGACGAGCTGCCCGAGGAGCATGTCGATGTGATCGAAGCCTCCTCATCCTACGGCGGCTATGGCGCGCGCGGCTTCGGCGACTATGGCGCCAGCCGCTGGGACCAGAACGCCTTCTCCGCCTCCTCCTACCAGACGCCGGGCTGGCGCAGGGCGCAGGCCGCCTCCGGCGGCGCGCACGCCAGCCACAAGGACCGCACGGTCTCCTACGACGAGAACGGCGCGACGGGGCAGAACCTTCGCGCCCGCCGCCCGGACGCCGCTTCGCGGGCCGACCGCTACATCGCGCGGGACGGGGGAGCGGCAGGCGCCGAAAGGGAGCCCACCGCCTTCGACCGCTCGGGCTTTGCCGGCCGGCTGACGGAGCCCTTCTCCGCCAGCCACGGGCGCGGCCGCAACGAGCCGCCGCGCAAGGGGGCCGGGCTCTATTCCTCGGCGCGAAACGGCGGCCCGCGCGAAATCTCCGGCGAGCTTGTGGCCAAGTCCGTGGCGGTGGAGGAAAGTCGCTTCGGCGTGGGCGACCGGGTGTTCCACCTGAAATTCGGCAATGGCACGGTGGCGGTGGTGGAAGGCAACAAGCTCACCGTCGATTTCGACAAGGCGGGCCAGAAGCGGGTGCTGGACGGCTTCGTCGACGCGATTTGA
- a CDS encoding aminopeptidase P family protein — protein sequence MMFQSFDEAGSSAESASRLDRLKTILAQAGVDGFLVPRADEHQNEYIPESAERLRWLTGFTGSAGFAVVLPDKAAVFSDGRYTVQLSAQLDTRAFTPVNSVETTLASYLEANAKGLKIGFDPWLHTLGEVAALRKAGERHGFTLVPMSRNAIDLVWQDRPAAPKGRVSIHPDEFAGRTAEEKREELARAVDKAGAELAVLSDPASIAWALNIRGQDVAHKPLALSFLVLRQNGLPVLFMDPDKLDDRTRPPLAERAELAAPESFERELRKLAQGARVMLDPALTARRIADIVESAGGTVVEAPDPVALPRARKNEAEIAGSRAAHRRDGAAMVAFLAWLDGQPSGSLTEIDAAQKLEEIRRTFAERDGTALRDISFDTISAAGPNAALPHYRVNHGSNRVLGEGEVYLVDSGGQYQDGTTDITRTVAIGAVPHEVKRKFTLVLKGMIAISTARFPKGTRGLDLDPLARIALWRDGSDYAHGTGHGVGSYLGVHEGPQSISRRGAAVLEAGMILSNEPGYYREGAFGIRIENLLLTLPPAAVEGGDIETHGFETLTFAPIDRRLILPSLMERGEIEWLHAYHREVRGLLSPLVDEEERLWLEQATAPLA from the coding sequence ATCATGTTCCAAAGCTTCGACGAAGCCGGCAGCTCGGCCGAAAGCGCCAGCCGGCTCGACCGTCTGAAGACGATTCTGGCGCAGGCGGGGGTCGACGGCTTCCTCGTGCCGCGCGCGGACGAGCACCAGAACGAGTACATTCCCGAATCGGCCGAGCGCCTGCGCTGGCTCACGGGCTTCACCGGCTCGGCCGGCTTCGCGGTGGTGCTGCCGGACAAGGCGGCGGTCTTCTCGGACGGCCGCTATACCGTTCAGCTATCCGCCCAGCTCGACACGCGCGCCTTCACGCCCGTCAACTCCGTGGAAACCACCCTCGCCAGCTATCTGGAGGCCAACGCGAAGGGCCTGAAGATCGGATTCGACCCCTGGCTGCATACGCTCGGGGAGGTCGCCGCGCTGCGCAAGGCGGGCGAACGCCACGGATTCACCCTCGTGCCGATGTCGCGCAACGCCATCGATCTGGTCTGGCAGGACCGCCCGGCAGCGCCCAAGGGCCGCGTCTCCATCCACCCGGACGAGTTCGCGGGCCGGACGGCCGAGGAGAAGCGCGAGGAGCTGGCCCGCGCCGTGGATAAGGCCGGCGCCGAACTGGCGGTCCTCTCCGACCCCGCCTCGATCGCGTGGGCGCTGAACATTCGCGGGCAGGACGTGGCGCACAAGCCGCTGGCGCTCAGCTTCCTCGTTCTGCGCCAGAACGGCCTGCCGGTCCTCTTCATGGACCCGGACAAGCTCGACGACCGGACCCGCCCGCCCCTGGCCGAACGCGCCGAGCTCGCCGCGCCGGAGAGCTTCGAGCGCGAGTTGCGCAAGCTCGCGCAGGGCGCACGCGTGATGCTGGACCCGGCCCTCACCGCGCGACGCATCGCCGACATCGTGGAAAGCGCCGGCGGCACGGTGGTGGAAGCGCCCGACCCGGTGGCCCTGCCCCGCGCCCGCAAGAACGAGGCGGAGATCGCGGGCTCGCGCGCCGCGCACAGGCGCGACGGCGCCGCGATGGTGGCGTTCCTCGCCTGGCTCGACGGTCAGCCCTCGGGCAGCCTGACGGAGATCGACGCCGCGCAAAAGCTGGAGGAGATTCGCAGGACGTTCGCCGAGCGCGACGGGACGGCCCTGCGCGACATCTCCTTCGACACCATCTCCGCCGCCGGGCCCAACGCCGCCCTGCCCCATTATCGCGTCAACCACGGCTCGAACCGGGTGCTCGGCGAGGGCGAGGTCTATCTCGTGGATTCGGGCGGGCAGTACCAGGACGGCACCACCGACATCACCCGCACCGTCGCCATCGGCGCGGTGCCGCATGAGGTGAAACGCAAGTTCACGCTGGTTCTGAAGGGCATGATCGCCATCTCCACCGCGCGCTTCCCGAAAGGCACGCGCGGCCTCGACCTCGATCCGCTGGCCCGCATCGCGCTGTGGCGCGACGGTTCGGACTACGCCCACGGCACCGGCCACGGGGTCGGGTCCTATCTCGGCGTGCACGAGGGGCCGCAATCGATCTCACGGCGCGGGGCGGCTGTGCTGGAGGCGGGGATGATCCTGTCCAACGAGCCCGGATACTACCGCGAGGGCGCCTTCGGCATCCGCATCGAGAACCTGCTCCTCACCCTGCCCCCGGCAGCGGTGGAGGGCGGCGACATCGAGACGCACGGTTTCGAGACCCTGACCTTCGCGCCCATCGACCGGCGCCTGATCCTGCCTTCGCTCATGGAACGGGGCGAGATCGAGTGGCTGCACGCCTATCACCGCGAGGTGCGCGGGCTTCTCTCCCCGCTGGTGGACGAGGAGGAGCGGCTCTGGCTGGAGCAGGCGACGGCGCCGCTGGCCTGA
- a CDS encoding NAD-dependent epimerase/dehydratase family protein, giving the protein MTRHAFIIGGTGQIGRALAAELLDHGWRVTLSSRGGRARPEELVRRGAALVMLDRDEPGALARALAGGADAVIDTVAFTPSHADQLLEVEGDAGALVVISSCSVYRDDAGRTLDEAARKGFPDFPAPLLETQSTVEPGPQTYSTRKVAVERRLLDHAGGPLTIVRPGAVHGPYSAHPREWWFVKRMLDRRSSIPLGHGGRSRFHTTAVANIAALVRAALDRGGSHILNAADPEALTVAEIGAAIASRLGYEGEIRLFDGPPQTTQSGVGRSPWSVPAPFTLSTEAAQAVGYRPAMGYRESVHAVCDWLMEEGGENWRKRFPVLASYPYELFDYAAEDRFLATGIL; this is encoded by the coding sequence ATGACCCGTCATGCGTTCATCATCGGCGGAACCGGACAGATCGGCCGGGCCCTGGCCGCCGAGCTGCTGGATCACGGATGGCGCGTCACTCTCTCCTCTCGCGGGGGCAGGGCACGGCCGGAAGAACTCGTACGGCGCGGTGCTGCTCTCGTCATGCTGGACCGGGATGAGCCGGGCGCGCTCGCCAGGGCGCTGGCCGGCGGGGCTGATGCCGTCATCGACACGGTCGCCTTCACGCCGTCCCATGCCGACCAGCTCCTCGAGGTCGAGGGCGATGCCGGCGCGCTCGTCGTCATCTCGTCGTGCAGCGTCTACCGCGACGATGCCGGGCGCACGCTGGACGAGGCGGCGCGGAAGGGTTTTCCGGATTTTCCCGCGCCGCTCCTCGAAACGCAAAGCACCGTAGAGCCGGGGCCGCAGACCTATTCGACACGAAAGGTCGCGGTGGAACGGCGGCTCCTGGACCATGCGGGCGGGCCGCTTACGATCGTCCGGCCCGGCGCCGTTCACGGGCCGTACTCGGCCCATCCGCGCGAATGGTGGTTCGTGAAACGGATGCTGGATCGCCGCTCCTCCATTCCGCTCGGCCACGGCGGCCGCAGCCGCTTCCACACCACGGCTGTCGCCAACATCGCCGCGCTGGTTCGGGCCGCGCTCGATAGGGGCGGCTCGCATATCCTCAACGCGGCCGATCCCGAGGCTCTGACGGTGGCCGAGATCGGCGCGGCGATTGCGAGCCGTCTGGGATATGAGGGCGAAATCCGCCTCTTCGACGGGCCGCCGCAGACCACGCAATCCGGGGTCGGGCGGAGCCCGTGGTCGGTTCCGGCTCCGTTCACGCTCAGCACCGAGGCAGCGCAAGCCGTCGGATACCGGCCGGCCATGGGCTACCGCGAGTCGGTTCACGCTGTGTGCGACTGGCTCATGGAGGAGGGCGGCGAAAACTGGCGGAAGCGCTTTCCCGTTCTCGCCAGCTATCCCTACGAGCTGTTCGACTATGCGGCGGAAGACAGGTTCCTGGCGACCGGCATCCTCTAG
- a CDS encoding 50S ribosomal protein L11 methyltransferase, with amino-acid sequence MPQTRYHARAPKAEAFALYEKLDALFGGEGVPLAIVEIDEASGEQEVSAYFEDAGAFGDEAIRRAFEGHAAEVETLPDIDWMQSVLAGLKPVRAGRFLVHGAHDRDKVRAGDLSIEIEAGQAFGTGHHGTTAGCLTLIGDIVRRRRPANALDLGTGSAVLAIGIAKLARVPVLATDIDPVAVRVARENVRANGVHALVETAVSTGFHSGVFAGTPRFELIVANILAGPLMALAPRMAAHLAPGGDLVLSGILARQRRGVLAAYRAQGLVHRRTLTRGEWVTLHLTR; translated from the coding sequence TTGCCCCAAACCCGCTACCATGCCCGCGCGCCCAAGGCGGAGGCGTTCGCGCTCTACGAGAAGCTCGACGCCCTGTTCGGCGGGGAGGGCGTGCCGCTCGCCATCGTGGAAATCGACGAGGCGAGCGGCGAGCAGGAAGTCTCCGCCTATTTCGAGGATGCGGGGGCCTTCGGCGACGAAGCGATCCGGCGCGCCTTCGAGGGCCATGCGGCGGAGGTGGAGACGCTGCCGGATATCGACTGGATGCAGAGCGTTCTGGCGGGGCTGAAGCCCGTGCGCGCGGGACGCTTCCTCGTGCACGGCGCGCATGACCGCGACAAGGTGCGCGCGGGCGACCTCTCCATCGAGATCGAGGCCGGCCAGGCCTTCGGCACCGGCCATCACGGCACGACGGCGGGCTGCCTGACGCTCATCGGGGATATCGTCCGCCGCCGCCGGCCGGCCAATGCGCTGGACCTTGGAACGGGCAGCGCGGTGCTGGCCATCGGCATCGCCAAGCTGGCGCGCGTGCCGGTGCTGGCGACGGATATCGACCCGGTGGCCGTCAGGGTGGCGCGGGAGAACGTGCGCGCCAACGGCGTTCACGCGCTGGTGGAAACCGCCGTCTCCACCGGCTTTCACTCAGGCGTCTTCGCCGGCACGCCGCGTTTCGAGCTGATCGTGGCCAACATCCTGGCCGGCCCGCTGATGGCGCTGGCGCCGCGGATGGCGGCGCATCTGGCGCCTGGTGGCGATCTCGTCCTGTCTGGAATCCTCGCCCGCCAGCGGCGCGGCGTGCTGGCGGCCTATCGCGCGCAAGGGCTCGTCCATCGCCGCACGCTGACGCGCGGCGAATGGGTCACGCTGCATCTCACCCGCTAG
- a CDS encoding BA14K family protein: MRIMKLFGGKALAVALAAAMLPASIAIPQSAPVVGSVLGASEAQAQYYGGRHYRGDRQWRGDRQWRGDRHYRGDRRHYRDNRRRSNSGAVIGGAIAGLAAGAIIAGAANQPRYVERRYAQPAPSYSSYRPAPWTNEWYQYCSQRYRSFDARSGTFQPYNGPRRLCQ; the protein is encoded by the coding sequence ATGCGTATCATGAAGTTGTTCGGCGGGAAGGCTTTGGCGGTCGCTCTGGCGGCGGCGATGCTTCCCGCTTCCATAGCCATTCCCCAGTCGGCCCCCGTGGTCGGCTCTGTGCTGGGCGCGTCCGAGGCGCAGGCGCAGTATTACGGTGGCCGCCACTACCGTGGTGACCGGCAGTGGCGGGGCGATCGCCAGTGGCGGGGTGACAGGCACTACCGTGGCGACCGGCGCCATTATCGCGACAACCGCCGCCGCTCCAACAGCGGTGCGGTGATCGGCGGCGCGATCGCGGGCCTTGCGGCCGGTGCGATCATCGCCGGCGCGGCCAACCAGCCGCGTTATGTCGAGCGCCGCTATGCGCAGCCCGCGCCTTCCTACTCCTCGTATCGCCCGGCTCCGTGGACCAACGAGTGGTACCAGTACTGCTCGCAGCGCTACCGGTCCTTCGACGCGCGCTCGGGCACGTTCCAGCCCTATAACGGCCCGCGCCGCCTCTGCCAGTAA
- a CDS encoding DapH/DapD/GlmU-related protein: MNERDYRTPAGEDLRWREDEPRVHPSAECKETRLGRFCQIGRAVALRECEIGDYSYFERGGEAAYATIGKFCSIAANVRINALDHPMERVSTHKISYRPNEYFRFLGVDGAVRERRRAARVTIGHDVWIGHGAVIMPGVTVGNGAVVGAGAVVTKDVPAYTIAAGVPARALRPRFTPAVAARLEALCWWDWPREALFEAIPDMQALGAEDFLDRWEGRISAFLTPQAEKASP; encoded by the coding sequence TTGAACGAACGCGACTACAGGACGCCGGCGGGCGAGGATCTGCGCTGGCGCGAGGACGAGCCGCGCGTCCATCCGAGCGCCGAATGCAAGGAGACGCGGCTCGGCCGCTTCTGCCAGATCGGCCGCGCCGTGGCGCTGCGCGAGTGCGAGATCGGCGACTATTCCTATTTCGAGCGGGGCGGGGAGGCCGCCTACGCAACGATCGGCAAGTTCTGCTCCATCGCGGCCAATGTGCGGATCAACGCGCTCGACCACCCGATGGAGCGCGTGAGCACCCACAAGATCAGCTACCGGCCGAACGAGTATTTCCGCTTCCTGGGCGTCGACGGCGCGGTGCGGGAGCGGCGGCGGGCGGCGCGCGTGACGATCGGCCACGATGTGTGGATCGGCCATGGCGCGGTCATCATGCCCGGCGTCACGGTGGGCAACGGGGCGGTGGTCGGCGCCGGCGCGGTGGTAACGAAGGACGTGCCGGCCTATACGATCGCCGCCGGCGTGCCCGCGCGGGCGCTGCGGCCCCGGTTCACGCCGGCGGTGGCCGCGCGGCTGGAGGCGCTCTGCTGGTGGGACTGGCCGCGCGAGGCACTGTTCGAGGCCATACCGGACATGCAGGCTCTGGGCGCCGAAGACTTTCTCGACAGGTGGGAAGGGCGCATCTCTGCCTTCCTCACACCGCAAGCCGAAAAGGCATCCCCATGA
- a CDS encoding PhzF family phenazine biosynthesis protein, with product MTTVPIYQADAFTSTLFGGNPAAVVPLEAWLPDEAMRAIALENNLSETAFLVPAGQARWELRWFTPAAEVPLCGHATLATALVLTECLGVNAATLTFATKYSGDLIVRRDGPFYEMRLPRRLFHPVAPDATVAAALGVEPTEYWAVPVPGDDVLMVVLPSEAHVRDLAPDLGAIKRLSWRSVLVTAKGEGSVDFVSRYFAPRFGIDEDPVTGSAHCSLAPLWMEKLGKAEFIARQLSARGGEIFCRVEEESVIVAGRGVLYMEGRIRLPSPAPSESRERA from the coding sequence ATGACGACCGTGCCGATCTACCAGGCCGACGCTTTCACCTCCACGCTCTTCGGCGGCAATCCCGCCGCCGTGGTGCCGCTGGAAGCCTGGTTGCCGGACGAGGCGATGCGGGCCATCGCGCTGGAGAACAACCTGTCCGAAACCGCGTTTCTCGTGCCGGCGGGGCAGGCGCGGTGGGAGCTGCGCTGGTTCACGCCCGCCGCCGAGGTGCCCCTGTGCGGCCATGCGACACTGGCCACTGCCCTGGTGCTGACCGAATGCCTGGGAGTGAATGCCGCGACGCTCACCTTCGCCACGAAATATTCCGGCGATCTCATCGTTCGACGCGACGGGCCGTTCTACGAGATGCGCCTGCCGCGCCGCCTTTTCCACCCGGTCGCGCCGGATGCGACCGTGGCCGCCGCTCTCGGCGTCGAGCCGACCGAATACTGGGCGGTGCCGGTTCCGGGCGACGACGTGCTGATGGTGGTGCTGCCGAGCGAGGCCCATGTGCGCGACCTCGCTCCGGATCTCGGCGCGATCAAGCGCCTGTCGTGGCGCAGCGTTCTGGTGACGGCGAAGGGCGAGGGAAGCGTCGATTTCGTGTCGCGCTATTTCGCCCCCCGGTTCGGCATCGACGAGGACCCGGTCACGGGCTCGGCGCATTGCTCTCTCGCGCCGCTGTGGATGGAGAAGCTCGGCAAGGCCGAGTTCATCGCACGCCAGCTTTCGGCGCGTGGCGGCGAAATCTTCTGCCGCGTGGAGGAAGAGAGCGTCATCGTCGCCGGGCGCGGCGTCCTCTACATGGAAGGGCGCATCCGCCTTCCATCCCCCGCGCCATCGGAAAGCCGCGAGCGCGCCTGA
- a CDS encoding AzlD family protein encodes MSDIWLLIALSGLLTYATRFAGHLVLSRFERVPPRLEAALDAVPAAMLVTIVTPVFVDGGWLERIIIIASGFLALRLSVLQTVIVGLLAAALARSAGY; translated from the coding sequence GTGAGCGACATCTGGCTTCTGATCGCCCTCTCCGGCCTTCTGACCTACGCCACGCGCTTCGCGGGCCATCTGGTGCTGTCACGGTTCGAACGGGTGCCGCCGCGCCTCGAGGCGGCGCTGGACGCGGTGCCGGCCGCCATGCTCGTCACCATCGTCACGCCGGTCTTCGTGGATGGCGGCTGGCTGGAGCGAATCATCATCATCGCCTCGGGTTTCCTGGCGCTTCGCCTTTCCGTGCTCCAGACCGTGATCGTCGGCCTTCTGGCGGCGGCCCTCGCCAGGAGCGCCGGATACTGA
- a CDS encoding SCO family protein: MSDTGTPSPRGRLPLVRIGLWTLVAVAALVLVFVWALGFNRTSGYESTATEPYGTPFSLVDQNGEPVTEASLRGEPTAIFFGFTHCPDVCPTTLYELAGHKQALDERGEALRVVFVTVDPERDTPDILAQYVGSLGVDVTALTGEPQAVRQMLDGWGIHYSRVGEGESYTMDHTASVILLGSAGQFVGTIAYGENPDTAREKLQRLATL; the protein is encoded by the coding sequence ATGTCAGATACCGGCACCCCCAGCCCGCGCGGGCGCCTGCCGCTCGTGCGGATCGGCCTCTGGACGCTGGTCGCCGTTGCGGCCCTCGTGCTCGTCTTCGTCTGGGCGCTCGGCTTCAACCGGACCAGCGGCTACGAGAGCACGGCGACCGAGCCCTACGGCACGCCCTTCTCACTGGTGGACCAGAACGGCGAGCCCGTGACCGAGGCATCGCTGCGCGGCGAGCCGACGGCGATCTTCTTCGGCTTCACGCACTGCCCGGACGTGTGTCCCACCACGCTCTACGAGCTGGCCGGCCACAAGCAGGCGCTGGACGAGCGCGGCGAGGCGCTGCGCGTCGTCTTCGTCACCGTCGACCCGGAGCGCGACACGCCCGATATCCTCGCCCAGTATGTCGGCTCGCTGGGCGTGGATGTCACCGCCCTCACGGGCGAGCCGCAGGCCGTGCGCCAGATGCTGGACGGCTGGGGCATCCATTACAGCCGAGTCGGCGAGGGCGAGAGCTACACGATGGACCACACCGCCTCGGTGATCCTGCTCGGCTCGGCCGGCCAGTTCGTCGGCACCATCGCCTATGGCGAGAACCCGGATACGGCGCGCGAGAAGCTGCAACGCCTTGCCACGCTCTAG